The following coding sequences lie in one Saccharopolyspora hordei genomic window:
- a CDS encoding aldo/keto reductase: MTQVPNITLNTGAAMPQLGYGVFQIPADQVVEPVKAALEAGYRSIDTAAVYGNEEGVGRAIAESGIKREDLFVTTKLWNDAQGYDSTLKAFDESLQRLGLDYVDLYLIHWPVAAKDEYVNTWKAFQKLHEEGRAKAIGVSNFQVSHLKRLFDETDVVPAVNQIELHPNLPQAELRAFHAEHGIATEAWSPLGQGKGLLEDATLASLAEKYGKTPAQIVLRWHVQLGNIAIPKSATPSRIKENIQVFDFELAEDDVKAISALETGVRVGPDPDTFGA; the protein is encoded by the coding sequence ATGACACAGGTTCCGAACATCACGCTGAACACCGGCGCAGCGATGCCGCAGCTGGGCTACGGCGTCTTCCAGATCCCGGCCGACCAGGTCGTGGAGCCGGTGAAGGCAGCGCTGGAGGCCGGTTACCGCAGCATCGACACCGCCGCGGTGTACGGCAACGAAGAGGGCGTGGGCCGGGCGATCGCCGAATCGGGCATCAAGCGCGAGGACCTGTTCGTCACCACCAAGCTCTGGAACGACGCGCAGGGCTACGACAGCACCCTCAAGGCGTTCGACGAGAGCCTGCAGCGGCTCGGCCTGGACTACGTCGACCTGTACCTGATCCACTGGCCGGTCGCCGCCAAGGACGAGTACGTCAACACCTGGAAGGCGTTCCAGAAGCTGCACGAGGAAGGCCGCGCCAAGGCCATCGGTGTGTCGAACTTCCAGGTCTCGCACCTGAAGCGGCTGTTCGACGAGACCGACGTGGTGCCCGCGGTCAACCAGATCGAGCTGCACCCGAACCTGCCGCAGGCCGAGCTGCGCGCGTTCCACGCCGAGCACGGCATCGCCACCGAGGCGTGGAGCCCGCTGGGCCAGGGCAAGGGCCTGCTCGAGGACGCGACGCTGGCCTCACTGGCCGAGAAGTACGGCAAGACCCCGGCGCAGATCGTGCTGCGCTGGCACGTGCAGCTGGGCAACATCGCGATCCCGAAGTCGGCGACCCCGTCGCGGATCAAGGAGAACATCCAGGTCTTCGACTTCGAGCTCGCCGAGGACGACGTCAAGGCGATCTCGGCCCTGGAGACCGGCGTCCGCGTCGGCCCGGACCCGGACACCTTCGGCGCCTGA
- a CDS encoding MFS transporter: MPIALLALAIAAFGIGTTEFVMMGLLPEVAADLHVSIPDAGGYISLYALGVVIGAPLLTVLGMRARRKTMLLSMLVLFTVGNLFSAFAPTHELLLGARFVAGLPHGTFFGIGAVVAASLVAADKRAQAISMMFIGLTVANIVGVPAGTLLGQALGWRWAFGLVAVIGVVALAAVAALVPAQPKPTDVSLRGELRAFRRPQVWLAFAVVVFGFAATFSFYSYIKPVLTDVTGYSPTAVTPLLALFGVGMTVGTAVGGRLADRNPMRTLHVFLTALAASLGLFVFTAHSAVLAPITVFLIGATGFAAIPSIQARILDQAKEAPALGSASIQSTFNIANSLGAYLGGLVIAAGLGLTAPSWVGALLALVGLAFALVSGWLDRRPRRTGLVSSHRAERTAESVDVR; encoded by the coding sequence GTGCCCATCGCCCTGTTGGCCCTCGCCATCGCAGCGTTCGGGATCGGCACGACCGAGTTCGTGATGATGGGCCTGCTGCCCGAGGTCGCCGCTGACCTGCACGTGTCCATCCCGGACGCCGGCGGGTACATCTCGCTGTACGCGCTCGGCGTCGTGATCGGCGCACCGCTGCTGACCGTCCTGGGCATGCGCGCTCGGCGCAAGACGATGCTGCTGAGCATGCTCGTGCTGTTCACCGTCGGGAACCTGTTCTCGGCGTTCGCGCCGACGCACGAGCTGCTGCTGGGCGCCCGGTTCGTCGCCGGGCTGCCGCACGGCACGTTCTTCGGCATCGGCGCCGTGGTGGCCGCCAGCCTGGTCGCCGCCGACAAGCGCGCCCAGGCCATCTCGATGATGTTCATCGGCCTCACCGTGGCCAACATCGTCGGCGTGCCGGCGGGCACGCTGCTCGGCCAGGCGCTCGGCTGGCGCTGGGCGTTCGGGCTGGTCGCGGTGATCGGCGTGGTCGCGCTGGCCGCGGTCGCCGCCCTGGTGCCCGCGCAGCCGAAGCCGACCGACGTCAGCCTGCGCGGCGAGCTGCGCGCCTTCCGCCGCCCGCAGGTGTGGCTGGCGTTCGCCGTCGTGGTGTTCGGCTTCGCCGCCACCTTCTCCTTCTACAGCTACATCAAGCCGGTGCTCACCGACGTGACCGGCTACTCGCCGACCGCGGTCACGCCGCTGCTGGCCCTGTTCGGCGTCGGGATGACCGTCGGCACGGCGGTCGGCGGGCGGCTCGCGGACCGCAACCCGATGCGGACGCTGCACGTCTTCCTGACCGCGCTCGCCGCCTCGCTCGGCCTGTTCGTGTTCACCGCGCACAGCGCCGTGCTGGCCCCGATCACCGTGTTCCTGATCGGCGCGACCGGCTTCGCGGCCATCCCGAGCATCCAGGCGCGGATCCTGGACCAGGCCAAGGAGGCCCCGGCGCTGGGCTCGGCGAGCATCCAGTCCACGTTCAACATCGCCAACTCGCTGGGCGCCTACCTCGGCGGCCTGGTCATCGCGGCGGGCCTGGGGCTCACCGCCCCGAGCTGGGTCGGCGCCCTGCTGGCCCTCGTCGGCCTGGCCTTCGCGCTGGTGTCCGGCTGGCTGGACCGCCGGCCCCGGCGCACCGGCCTGGTCAGCTCCCACCGCGCCGAGCGGACCGCCGAGTCCGTCGACGTCCGCTGA
- a CDS encoding arylsulfotransferase family protein — MRSRLIAILFAAIALLVGTALPGASAPVLGTAEPPEPHHFVTRPDLSPPVVRIDTPANGTEPGGIFLAPHGTAAQSGPMIVDDQGQPVWVKPVGDGDQLFTMDFKAQTYRGEPVLTWWQGAPRPGYGEGEYVVLDRSYRQIATVRAGGGLRADLHEMVITPRDTALLIAYHTVQRERPVVEGVIQEIDIATGEVLFDWRSLDHVALDESTVPEPEDPAAPYDYLHLNSVFEDASGDLLVSARHTDTIYQLDRETGAVQWRLGGERSDFAVDPDAVFARQHDARWQPDGTMSLFDNASSEPGPTSRALVLAVDQQARTVGVVRQFAHPGGGTSVSQGDHQVLPGGGSFVGWGSQPEFTEFDANGEVVLHGSFGDGMPSYRAFRLPWTGTPTDTPVAALREDGGVSTVYASWNGATEVRTWRVLAGPAPDQLRPVAEVPKTGFETSAALPAPEEYAAVEALDADGQVLSRSEPVPAGA, encoded by the coding sequence ATGCGCTCGAGACTCATCGCGATCCTGTTCGCGGCGATCGCACTGCTGGTGGGGACGGCACTGCCCGGCGCGTCCGCGCCGGTGCTCGGGACCGCCGAGCCACCGGAGCCGCACCACTTCGTCACCCGGCCCGACCTCAGCCCGCCGGTGGTGCGCATCGACACCCCGGCGAACGGCACCGAGCCCGGCGGCATCTTCCTCGCCCCGCACGGCACCGCCGCCCAGAGCGGCCCGATGATCGTCGACGACCAGGGCCAGCCGGTCTGGGTCAAGCCGGTCGGCGACGGCGACCAGCTGTTCACCATGGACTTCAAGGCGCAGACCTACCGGGGCGAGCCGGTGCTGACCTGGTGGCAGGGCGCGCCGCGCCCGGGCTACGGCGAGGGCGAGTACGTCGTGCTGGACCGCTCCTACCGGCAGATCGCCACCGTCCGGGCGGGCGGGGGCCTGCGTGCCGACCTGCACGAGATGGTCATCACCCCGCGCGACACCGCGCTGCTCATCGCCTACCACACGGTGCAGCGGGAGCGGCCCGTCGTGGAAGGCGTCATCCAGGAGATCGACATCGCCACCGGCGAGGTGCTGTTCGACTGGCGCAGCCTGGACCACGTCGCGCTCGACGAGTCCACGGTCCCCGAGCCCGAGGACCCCGCCGCGCCGTACGACTACCTGCACCTCAACTCGGTCTTCGAGGACGCGTCGGGCGACCTGCTGGTCTCCGCGCGCCACACCGACACGATCTACCAGCTGGACCGCGAGACCGGCGCGGTGCAGTGGCGGCTGGGCGGCGAGCGCAGCGACTTCGCGGTCGACCCGGACGCGGTGTTCGCCCGGCAGCACGACGCGCGCTGGCAGCCGGACGGCACGATGAGCCTGTTCGACAACGCCTCCAGCGAGCCCGGCCCGACCTCGCGGGCCCTCGTGCTGGCCGTCGACCAGCAGGCGCGCACGGTCGGCGTGGTGCGCCAGTTCGCCCACCCCGGCGGTGGCACGAGCGTCAGCCAAGGCGACCACCAGGTCCTCCCGGGCGGCGGCAGCTTCGTCGGCTGGGGATCGCAGCCCGAGTTCACCGAGTTCGACGCGAACGGCGAGGTGGTGCTGCACGGTTCGTTCGGCGACGGCATGCCGTCCTACCGGGCGTTCCGCCTGCCCTGGACCGGCACACCCACCGACACGCCGGTCGCGGCGCTGCGCGAGGACGGCGGGGTCTCGACGGTCTACGCGAGCTGGAACGGGGCCACCGAGGTCCGCACCTGGCGGGTGCTCGCCGGCCCGGCGCCGGACCAGCTCCGCCCGGTCGCCGAGGTCCCGAAGACCGGCTTCGAGACCTCGGCCGCCCTGCCGGCTCCCGAGGAGTACGCGGCGGTCGAGGCCCTCGACGCCGACGGCCAGGTGCTGTCCCGCTCCGAACCGGTCCCGGCGGGGGCGTGA
- the ctaD gene encoding cytochrome c oxidase subunit I, translating to MATTRIEPQPIPTRAWNARRTLKGARLGPWLRTTDPKQIGILYLITSFFFFIVGGAMALLIRGELANPGLQFLSNEQYNQLFTMHGTVMLLLFATPIIFGFANVILPLQIGAPDVAFPRLNALSYWLFLFGGLIVISGFVVPNGAADFGWTAYPPLSRAQYSVGIGGDLWTTGLIVSGLGTILGAVNMITTLVCLRCPGMTMWRMPIFCWNMLATSLLVLMAFPILTAALFGLVVDRHLGGHAFDPANGGAILYQHLFWFFGHPEVYIVALPFFGIVTEILPVFSRKPLFGYLGLVFATLLIMGLSMLVWAHHMFATGAVLLPFFSFTTFLIAVPTGIKFFNWIGTMWHGQVTFESPMLFAIGFLVTFLLGGLTGIILASPPLDFHIHDTYFVVAHFHYVLFGTIVFAVFAGVYYWFPKMTGRMMDERLGKLHFWLTFVGFHTTFLVQHWLGNEGMPRRYADYLASDGFTALNVVSTIGAFILGGSMLPFLYNVFKSYRYGVVAGVDDPWGHGNSLEWATSCPPPRHNFTSLPRVRSIRPAFELHYPHMSERLEVEAHVGRRRKERETSS from the coding sequence ATGGCCACGACCCGGATCGAACCGCAACCGATCCCCACCCGGGCCTGGAACGCGCGGCGGACGCTCAAGGGCGCGCGCCTGGGGCCGTGGCTGCGCACCACCGATCCCAAGCAGATCGGGATCCTGTACCTGATCACCTCGTTCTTCTTCTTCATCGTCGGCGGGGCGATGGCGCTGCTGATCCGCGGCGAGCTGGCCAACCCGGGGCTGCAGTTCCTGTCCAACGAGCAGTACAACCAGCTGTTCACCATGCACGGCACGGTGATGCTGCTGCTGTTCGCCACCCCGATCATCTTCGGCTTCGCCAACGTCATCCTGCCGCTGCAGATCGGGGCGCCGGACGTGGCGTTCCCGCGGCTGAACGCGCTGTCGTACTGGTTGTTCCTGTTCGGCGGGCTGATCGTGATCAGCGGGTTCGTGGTGCCCAACGGGGCGGCCGACTTCGGCTGGACCGCGTACCCGCCGCTGTCGCGCGCGCAGTACAGCGTGGGCATCGGCGGGGACCTCTGGACGACGGGCCTGATCGTCAGCGGTCTGGGCACCATCCTCGGCGCGGTCAACATGATCACCACGCTGGTGTGCCTGCGCTGCCCCGGCATGACGATGTGGCGGATGCCGATCTTCTGCTGGAACATGCTGGCCACCAGCCTGCTGGTGCTCATGGCCTTCCCGATCCTGACCGCGGCGCTGTTCGGGCTGGTGGTCGACCGGCACCTCGGCGGGCACGCGTTCGACCCGGCCAACGGCGGCGCGATCCTCTACCAGCACCTGTTCTGGTTCTTCGGCCACCCGGAGGTCTACATCGTGGCGCTGCCGTTCTTCGGCATCGTCACCGAGATCCTGCCGGTGTTCAGCCGCAAGCCGCTGTTCGGCTACCTGGGCCTGGTGTTCGCCACGCTGCTCATCATGGGGCTGTCCATGCTCGTGTGGGCGCACCACATGTTCGCCACCGGCGCGGTGCTGCTGCCGTTCTTCTCGTTCACCACGTTCCTCATCGCGGTGCCCACCGGCATCAAGTTCTTCAACTGGATAGGCACGATGTGGCACGGGCAGGTGACCTTCGAGTCGCCGATGCTGTTCGCCATCGGCTTCCTGGTGACGTTCCTGCTCGGTGGGCTGACCGGGATCATCCTGGCGTCACCGCCGCTGGACTTCCACATCCACGACACCTACTTCGTCGTGGCGCACTTCCACTACGTGCTGTTCGGCACCATCGTGTTCGCGGTGTTCGCCGGGGTGTACTACTGGTTCCCCAAGATGACCGGCCGGATGATGGACGAGCGGCTGGGCAAGCTGCACTTCTGGCTGACCTTCGTCGGCTTCCACACCACGTTCCTCGTCCAGCACTGGCTGGGCAACGAGGGCATGCCCCGCCGGTACGCCGACTACCTGGCCAGCGACGGCTTCACCGCGCTCAACGTGGTGTCCACCATCGGCGCGTTCATCCTGGGCGGCTCGATGCTGCCGTTCCTCTACAACGTGTTCAAGAGCTACCGGTACGGCGTGGTGGCCGGGGTGGACGACCCGTGGGGGCACGGCAACTCGCTGGAGTGGGCGACCTCCTGCCCGCCCCCGCGGCACAACTTCACGTCGCTGCCGCGGGTGCGGTCGATCCGCCCGGCGTTCGAGCTGCACTACCCGCACATGTCCGAACGGCTGGAGGTCGAGGCGCACGTCGGCCGGCGCCGGAAGGAGCGCGAGACCTCGTCGTAG
- a CDS encoding SACE_7040 family transcriptional regulator produces the protein MSTGSSKPTRREQILAAAAEKFARAGFHGVGIDDIGSAVGISGPALYRHFRSKDAMLAELLTGISDRLLHGGQDRVGEAADPRDALDRLVRWHVEFALTNPALITVHMRDLDNLAETDRNKVRELQRSYVEVWVDVLCQVRPDLERPTARATAHAVFGLINSTPFSKHLDTEAMSRLLHSMALGAIDRATS, from the coding sequence ATGTCCACCGGTTCCAGCAAGCCCACCCGCCGCGAGCAGATCCTGGCCGCGGCGGCGGAGAAGTTCGCCCGCGCCGGCTTCCACGGCGTGGGCATCGACGACATCGGCAGCGCCGTGGGCATCTCCGGGCCCGCGCTCTACCGGCACTTCCGCAGCAAGGACGCGATGCTCGCGGAGCTGCTCACCGGCATCAGCGACCGGCTGCTGCACGGCGGGCAGGACCGCGTCGGCGAGGCCGCGGACCCGCGCGACGCGCTGGACCGGCTGGTGCGCTGGCACGTCGAGTTCGCGCTGACCAACCCGGCGCTGATCACCGTGCACATGCGCGACCTGGACAACCTCGCCGAGACCGACCGCAACAAGGTCCGCGAGCTGCAGCGCAGCTACGTGGAGGTCTGGGTGGACGTGCTGTGCCAGGTCCGGCCGGACCTGGAGCGGCCCACCGCCCGCGCCACCGCGCACGCGGTGTTCGGCCTGATCAACTCCACGCCCTTCAGCAAGCACCTGGACACCGAGGCGATGTCCCGGCTGCTGCACTCGATGGCCCTCGGCGCCATCGACCGCGCCACGAGCTGA
- a CDS encoding carboxyl transferase domain-containing protein, with the protein MDAPVLRTTADPDSAEFARYTEEHAKLVEDLNAQLARVRLGGPEKARARHVQRGKLLPRDRVDALLDRGSPFLELSPMAAHGLYDDEAPSAGIITGVGRVSGRECVVVANDATVKGGTYYPITVKKHLRAQEVALHNNLPCLYLVDSGGAFLPRQDEVFPDREHFGRIFYNQATMSARGIPQIAAVLGSCTAGGAYVPAMSDEAVIVREQGTIFLGGPPLVKAATGAEVTAEELGGGELHSRTSGVTDHLAADDADALRIVRSIVSTLGPRAPRPWDVAPVEEPVVDPDQLYGVVPTDSRTPYDVREVIARIVDGSRFAEFKHDYGQTLVTGFARIHGHPVGIVANNGILFSESALKGAHFIELCDKRSIPLVFLQNISGFMVGKEYEAGGIAKHGAKMVTAVACARVPKFTVVIGGSFGAGNYSMCGRAYSPRFLWMWPNARISVMGGEQAASVLATVRRDQIEARGEQWSAEDEEAFKQPIRDQYEHQGHPYYATARLWDDGVIDPKQTRTVLGLAISAAANAPLQDVSYGVFRM; encoded by the coding sequence ATGGATGCGCCCGTCCTGCGCACGACCGCGGACCCGGACTCGGCGGAGTTCGCCCGCTACACCGAGGAGCACGCGAAGCTCGTCGAGGACCTCAACGCCCAGCTGGCCCGCGTCCGGCTCGGCGGCCCGGAGAAGGCCCGCGCCCGGCACGTGCAGCGCGGCAAGCTGCTGCCCCGCGACCGGGTGGACGCGCTGCTCGACCGGGGATCGCCGTTCCTGGAGCTCTCGCCGATGGCCGCGCACGGCCTGTACGACGACGAAGCGCCCTCGGCCGGCATCATCACCGGCGTCGGCCGGGTGTCCGGCCGCGAGTGCGTGGTGGTGGCCAACGACGCCACGGTCAAGGGCGGCACCTACTACCCGATCACGGTCAAGAAGCACCTGCGCGCGCAGGAAGTCGCCCTGCACAACAACCTGCCCTGCCTGTACCTGGTGGACTCCGGCGGCGCCTTCCTGCCCCGGCAGGACGAGGTGTTCCCGGACCGCGAGCACTTCGGGCGGATCTTCTACAACCAGGCGACCATGTCCGCCCGCGGCATCCCGCAGATCGCGGCCGTGCTCGGCTCGTGCACCGCGGGCGGCGCCTACGTGCCGGCCATGAGCGACGAGGCGGTGATCGTCCGCGAGCAGGGCACCATCTTCCTCGGCGGCCCGCCGCTGGTGAAGGCCGCGACCGGCGCCGAGGTGACCGCCGAGGAGCTGGGCGGCGGCGAGCTGCACTCCCGCACCTCCGGTGTCACCGACCACCTGGCCGCCGACGACGCCGACGCGCTGCGCATCGTCCGCTCCATCGTCAGCACCCTCGGCCCGCGCGCGCCGCGGCCGTGGGACGTCGCGCCGGTCGAGGAGCCGGTGGTCGACCCGGACCAGCTCTACGGCGTGGTCCCCACCGACAGCCGCACCCCCTACGACGTGCGCGAGGTCATCGCCCGCATCGTCGACGGCAGCCGGTTCGCCGAGTTCAAGCACGACTACGGCCAGACGCTGGTCACCGGGTTCGCCCGCATCCACGGCCACCCGGTGGGGATCGTGGCCAACAACGGCATCCTGTTCAGCGAGTCGGCGCTCAAGGGCGCGCACTTCATCGAGCTGTGCGACAAGCGTTCCATCCCGCTGGTGTTCCTGCAGAACATCTCCGGCTTCATGGTCGGCAAGGAGTACGAGGCGGGCGGCATCGCCAAGCACGGCGCGAAGATGGTCACCGCGGTGGCCTGCGCCCGGGTCCCCAAGTTCACCGTGGTCATCGGCGGGTCCTTCGGCGCGGGCAACTACTCGATGTGCGGCCGGGCGTACTCGCCGCGCTTCCTGTGGATGTGGCCGAACGCGCGGATCTCGGTGATGGGCGGCGAGCAGGCGGCCTCGGTGCTGGCCACCGTCCGCCGCGACCAGATCGAGGCGCGCGGCGAGCAGTGGTCGGCCGAGGACGAGGAAGCGTTCAAGCAGCCGATCCGCGACCAGTACGAGCACCAGGGCCACCCCTACTACGCGACGGCCCGCCTCTGGGACGACGGCGTCATCGACCCCAAGCAGACCAGGACGGTGCTCGGCCTGGCGATCTCGGCAGCGGCCAACGCCCCGCTGCAGGACGTCTCCTACGGCGTCTTCCGGATGTGA
- a CDS encoding biotin carboxylase N-terminal domain-containing protein: MTMQHFDTVLVANRGEIAVRVVRTLRRMGIRSVAVFSDADRDARHVREADTAVHIGPSAAAESYLDVERVLDAARSTGAQAVHPGYGFLAENAAFAEECARAGIVFIGPPPAAIESMGDKIRAKQTVSAADVPVVPGRSDPGMTDADLHRAAVEVGFPVLLKPSAGGGGKGMRLVHDEAALDEQIASARREARAAFGDDTLFVERFVSRPRHVEVQVLADAHGGVVHLGERECSLQRRHQKIVEEAPSPLLDAETRARIGAAAVNAARSVGYVGAGTVEFIVSADRPDEFFFMEMNTRLQVEHPVTELVATVGGRSGIDLVEQQVRIAAGEPLAWTQQDVVLDGHAVEARVYAEDPARGFLPTGGDVLAVHEPTGPGVRVDSGVRAGARVGSDYDPMLAKVIAWGTDRADALRRLDAALADTAVLGLQTNVAFLRALLRHERVRAGDLDTGLVERELDALVAASATTPEEVHVAAALERLLAAEPTGPVVDPWDVPSGWRLGEPAWSTWRFAADGGEVAVHVRGRAHDAEVAVEVPGSTGADATPGEVADRAAAEVRGDELVVTHRGRTRRYRFAHVDGTTWLAADGHVWALAEHRLLADRGGTTGRSDGVVTSPMPGTVLVADVTAGQQVTSGQRLFVVEAMKMEHSVTAPIDGVVTEVHAREGQSVGLDQPLAVLVSPPDSPAAAGATQEAQ; this comes from the coding sequence ATGACGATGCAGCACTTCGACACGGTGCTGGTGGCGAACCGGGGTGAGATCGCGGTCCGGGTGGTCCGGACGCTGCGCCGGATGGGCATCCGCTCGGTGGCGGTGTTCAGCGACGCCGACCGCGACGCCCGGCACGTGCGCGAGGCCGACACGGCCGTCCACATCGGACCGAGCGCGGCCGCGGAGAGCTACCTCGACGTCGAGCGGGTCCTGGACGCCGCCCGCAGCACCGGCGCCCAGGCGGTCCACCCCGGCTACGGCTTCCTCGCCGAGAACGCGGCGTTCGCCGAGGAGTGCGCCCGCGCCGGGATCGTGTTCATCGGCCCGCCACCGGCCGCGATCGAGTCGATGGGCGACAAGATCCGCGCCAAGCAGACGGTGTCGGCCGCCGACGTCCCGGTGGTCCCCGGCCGCAGCGACCCGGGCATGACCGACGCGGACCTGCACCGGGCGGCGGTGGAGGTCGGGTTCCCGGTGCTGCTCAAGCCCTCCGCCGGTGGTGGCGGCAAGGGCATGCGCCTGGTGCACGACGAGGCCGCGCTGGACGAGCAGATCGCCTCGGCCCGGCGGGAGGCGCGCGCGGCGTTCGGCGACGACACACTGTTCGTGGAGCGCTTCGTCTCCCGCCCCCGGCACGTCGAGGTCCAGGTGCTGGCCGACGCGCACGGCGGTGTCGTCCACCTCGGCGAACGCGAGTGCAGCCTGCAGCGGCGGCACCAGAAGATCGTCGAGGAGGCCCCGTCACCGCTGCTGGACGCCGAGACCCGCGCCCGCATCGGCGCCGCCGCGGTGAACGCCGCCCGCTCGGTGGGCTACGTCGGCGCGGGCACGGTGGAGTTCATCGTCTCCGCGGACCGGCCGGACGAGTTCTTCTTCATGGAGATGAACACCCGCCTGCAGGTGGAGCACCCGGTCACCGAGCTGGTCGCCACCGTCGGCGGCCGGAGCGGCATCGACCTCGTCGAGCAGCAGGTGCGCATCGCGGCGGGCGAACCGCTGGCCTGGACCCAGCAGGACGTCGTCCTCGACGGGCACGCCGTGGAGGCCCGCGTCTACGCCGAGGACCCGGCCCGCGGCTTCCTGCCCACCGGCGGTGACGTGCTCGCCGTGCACGAGCCCACCGGCCCCGGGGTGCGGGTGGACTCCGGCGTCCGCGCGGGCGCCCGGGTGGGCTCGGACTACGACCCGATGCTGGCCAAGGTCATCGCCTGGGGCACGGACCGCGCCGACGCGCTGCGCCGCCTGGACGCGGCGCTCGCCGACACCGCGGTGCTCGGCCTGCAGACCAACGTCGCCTTCCTGCGCGCGCTGCTGCGGCACGAGCGGGTGCGGGCCGGCGACCTCGACACCGGCCTGGTGGAGCGCGAGCTCGACGCGCTGGTCGCCGCGAGCGCCACCACGCCCGAGGAGGTCCACGTCGCCGCGGCCCTGGAACGGCTGCTCGCGGCCGAGCCGACCGGGCCGGTCGTCGACCCGTGGGACGTGCCCAGCGGCTGGCGGCTCGGCGAACCGGCGTGGAGCACCTGGCGCTTCGCCGCCGACGGCGGCGAGGTCGCGGTCCACGTCCGCGGCCGCGCCCACGACGCCGAGGTCGCCGTCGAGGTACCGGGCTCGACCGGTGCAGACGCGACTCCCGGGGAAGTCGCGGACCGGGCCGCGGCGGAGGTGCGCGGGGACGAGCTGGTCGTCACCCACCGGGGCCGCACCCGGCGGTACCGGTTCGCGCACGTGGACGGCACCACCTGGCTGGCCGCCGACGGCCACGTCTGGGCGCTCGCCGAGCACCGGCTGCTCGCCGACCGCGGCGGCACCACCGGCCGCTCCGACGGCGTGGTGACCAGCCCGATGCCCGGCACGGTGCTCGTCGCCGACGTCACCGCAGGTCAGCAGGTCACCAGCGGACAACGCTTGTTCGTCGTCGAAGCCATGAAGATGGAGCACTCCGTCACCGCTCCGATCGACGGCGTCGTCACCGAAGTGCACGCGAGGGAAGGACAGTCGGTCGGGCTCGACCAGCCCCTGGCTGTCCTCGTCAGTCCGCCGGACTCGCCAGCGGCGGCCGGCGCAACACAGGAGGCCCAGTGA
- a CDS encoding acyl-CoA dehydrogenase family protein gives MVDHRLSEEHEALRDSVRAFARKEVAPVIGEYYEREEFPYPLVRTMGEMGLFGLPIPEEHGGMGGDYFALCLALEELARVDSSVAITLEAGVSLGVMPIYRFGNDEQRRTWLPRLARGEILGAFGLTEPDGGSDAGSTRTTAVLDGDEWVINGSKAFITNSGTDITGLVTVTAVTGEKPDGRKEISTIIVPAGTPGFTVATKYSKVGWNASDTHALSFDDCRVPAENLLGERGRGYAQFLATLTEGRVAIAALGVGLAQGCVDECLRYLDEREAFGRKIGEYQALQFKVADMELRAHTARLAYYDAASRMLRGEPYKKQAAIAKLAASNAAMDNARDATQIFGGYGFMNETPVGRFYRDAKILEIGEGTSEVQRMLIARELGLPA, from the coding sequence ATGGTGGACCACCGGCTCAGCGAAGAGCACGAAGCCCTGCGCGACAGCGTGCGGGCCTTCGCCCGCAAGGAGGTCGCCCCGGTCATCGGTGAGTACTACGAACGCGAGGAGTTCCCGTACCCGCTGGTGCGCACCATGGGCGAGATGGGCCTGTTCGGCCTGCCGATCCCCGAGGAGCACGGCGGCATGGGCGGCGACTACTTCGCGCTCTGCCTGGCCCTGGAGGAGCTCGCCCGCGTCGACTCCTCGGTGGCCATCACCCTCGAGGCGGGCGTGTCGCTGGGCGTCATGCCGATCTACCGCTTCGGCAACGACGAGCAGCGCCGCACCTGGCTGCCGCGGCTGGCCCGCGGCGAGATCCTCGGCGCCTTCGGCCTGACCGAACCGGACGGCGGCTCCGACGCCGGCTCCACCCGCACCACGGCGGTGCTGGACGGCGACGAGTGGGTGATCAACGGGTCGAAGGCGTTCATCACCAACTCCGGCACCGACATCACCGGCCTGGTCACGGTCACCGCGGTGACCGGGGAGAAGCCGGACGGCCGCAAGGAGATCTCCACGATCATCGTGCCCGCCGGCACGCCCGGGTTCACCGTCGCCACGAAGTACTCGAAGGTCGGCTGGAACGCCTCGGACACCCACGCGCTGTCCTTCGACGACTGCCGGGTGCCCGCGGAGAACCTGCTCGGCGAGCGGGGCCGCGGCTACGCGCAGTTCCTCGCCACGCTCACCGAGGGCCGGGTGGCGATCGCGGCGCTCGGCGTCGGCCTCGCCCAGGGCTGCGTGGACGAGTGCCTGCGCTACCTCGACGAGCGCGAGGCGTTCGGCCGCAAGATCGGCGAGTACCAGGCGCTGCAGTTCAAGGTCGCCGACATGGAGCTGCGCGCGCACACCGCGCGCCTGGCCTACTACGACGCCGCGTCGCGGATGCTGCGCGGCGAGCCGTACAAGAAGCAGGCGGCGATCGCCAAGCTGGCCGCGTCGAACGCGGCGATGGACAACGCCCGGGACGCCACCCAGATCTTCGGCGGCTACGGGTTCATGAACGAGACGCCGGTCGGCCGCTTCTACCGCGACGCCAAGATCCTGGAGATCGGCGAGGGGACCAGCGAGGTCCAGCGGATGCTCATCGCCCGGGAGCTCGGCCTCCCGGCCTGA
- a CDS encoding heavy-metal-associated domain-containing protein: MTTRTFTVSGMTCGHCATSVTEELSELPGVTDVQVAVESGQVTVTSEQELSREAVSAAVTEAGYTLTEWPSAN; encoded by the coding sequence ATGACCACGCGCACGTTCACCGTCAGCGGCATGACCTGCGGCCACTGCGCCACCTCGGTCACCGAGGAGCTCTCCGAGCTGCCCGGCGTCACCGACGTGCAGGTCGCGGTGGAGAGCGGGCAGGTGACGGTGACCAGCGAGCAGGAGCTCAGCCGCGAGGCGGTCAGCGCAGCGGTCACCGAGGCCGGCTACACCCTCACCGAGTGGCCGAGCGCGAACTGA